One Brassica napus cultivar Da-Ae chromosome C2, Da-Ae, whole genome shotgun sequence DNA window includes the following coding sequences:
- the LOC106417133 gene encoding uncharacterized protein LOC106417133: MAVYYLDKDAAEWWESRDRQVGHLVTTWAAFKKEFERKYFTPESKRRLQRQFANLVQGDKTVREYESEFMRLRRHVLRGQDDEETMISNFMFGLKPELENRLAVGNYESLTELVEKAVNVEIGLEAEKAATKKSKQHQEGKYGGNQRSFKGKDKEKESGGPSRRSLFTGKCFNCGKIGHKSSECYGKKPGSFQLNSYNPTCFTCGKKGHISTQCSINRPIPATPITVHPPPAPPAIAQAPKRQAIGGRVYALELEDTKPPGPSKDPITGIWVL, translated from the coding sequence ATGGCAGTGTATTACTTAGACAAAGACGCAGCAGAATGGTGGGAGAGTAGGGATCGCCAAGTGGGACATCTGGTCACCACTTGGGCGGCATTCAAAAAAGAATTTGAACGCAAGTACTTTACTCCTGAATCCAAGCGAAGGCTTCAACGCCAGTTTGCAAACTTGGTACAAGGAGATAAGACGGTTAGAGAATATGAATCTGAATTTATGCGACTGCGACGACATGTGCTACGAGGACAAGATGATGAGGAAACCATGATATCTAATTTTATGTTTGGTCTAAAACCAGAGTTAGAAAATAGACTGGCAGTCGGGAACTACGAGAGTCTGACCGAGCTAGTGGAAAAGGCTGTGAATGTGGAGATTGGATTGGAAGCTGAGAAGGCGGCAACTAAGAAATCCAAGCAGCATCAAGAAGGAAAGTATGGTGGAAACCAAAGATCTTTTAAGGGTAAAGATAAGGAAAAGGAGTCGGGAGGGCCAAGTCGACGATCTCTGTTCACAGGGAAATGCTTTAACTGTGGCAAGATAGGCCATAAGTCAAGTGAATGCTACGGGAAGAAACCTGGATCCTTTCAGTTAAACTCCTACAATCCTACATGTTTCACGTGTGGAAAGAAAGGGCACATCTCTACCCAGTGCAGCATCAACCGTCCTATCCCAGCTACGCCAATCACTGTCCATCCTCCTCCAGCTCCACCTGCAATCGCACAAGCGCCAAAAAGGCAAGCTATAGGAGGTAGAGTTTACGCTTTAGAACTAGAGGATACTAAACCTCCAGGCCCATCTAAGGATCCCATCACAGGTATTTGGGTTCTTTAA